Proteins encoded in a region of the Larimichthys crocea isolate SSNF chromosome XVI, L_crocea_2.0, whole genome shotgun sequence genome:
- the nat9 gene encoding alpha/beta-tubulin-N-acetyltransferase 9 translates to MQPGIMKINENTLLEGHRVLLVPYNADHVPRYHEWMKSPELQQLTASEPLTLEQEYDMQRSWREDNDKCTFIILDKQRWMDTGVEEEELCMVGDVNIFLTDPTDTTLAELEIMIAEPSYRGKGIGKEVTRMMMCYGVTKLGVKKFQVKIGLDNEVSIAMFKKLNFQEVSVCKVFKEVTLEMTVDESVRMRLLDDVADMKERDYRQTCSNRQELVS, encoded by the exons ATGCAGCCTGGCATCATGAAGATCAACGAGAACACTTTACTGGAGGGACACAGAGTGCTGCTGGTCCCTTACAATGCAGACCACGTGCCCAG GTATCACGAGTGGATGAAGTCTCccgagctgcagcagctgaccGCCTCAGAGCCGCTGACCCTGGAGCAGGAGTACGACATGCAGAGGAGCTGGAGGGAAGATAACGACA AGTGCACCTTCATCATCTTGGACAAGCAGCGGTGGATGGACACCggtgtagaagaagaagagctgtgCATGGTGGGGGATGTCAACATCTTCCTGACTGACCCCACGGACACCACCTTGGCCGAGTTGGAGATCATGATAGCAG AGCCCAGTTACAGAGGCAAGGGCATCGGGAAAGAGGTGACACGCATGATGATGTGCTATG GAGTCACCAAACTTGGGGTCAAAAAGTTCCAAGTGAAAATCGGGCTGGACAACGAGGTCAGCATCGCCATGTTCAAGAAACTCAACTTTCAGGAG GTGTCGGTGTGTAAGGTGTTCAAAGAGGTGACCCTCGAGATGACGGTGGACGAGTCGGTTCGGATGAGGCTGCTGGACGACGTGGCCGACATGAAGGAGAGAGACTACAGACAGACCTGCAGCAACAGACAAGAGCTGGTTTCATAG
- the lrrc59 gene encoding leucine-rich repeat-containing protein 59 isoform X2, which translates to MSKNSKVLNLKDKISGNEVDLSLCNLTEVPVRELALFTKATVVDLSCNNITSLPPEFCNLTHLVKVDLSKNQLTCLPDDLGNLTSLQHLDLYNNKLTSLPVSFSQLRSLKWLDLKDNPLEPGLAKAAGDCLDEKQCKQCATKVLQHMRAIQDDVDRAREKRLLKEKEQEKKKEAKQREREAREKEARKREKAEEKEKRRKEYNAQVAAVAAREQQKKKSEEKKKKNGQAAGETKDKKVVVESAPKPRHSLLGLMFKLLLLLLLGLAGVAAACRFTDLRKEALCMPVNVAVDDGLSWAKEQEGVVRQLVQNLSSAAKEFLESTQASKN; encoded by the exons ATGAGTAAAAACAGCAAAGTGTTGAACCTGAAGGATAAAATCAGCGGTAATGAAGTGGACCTGAGCCTGTGTAACCTCACCGAGGTGCCAGTCAGAGAGCTG GCTCTATTCACCAAAGCGACCGTTGTGGATTTGTCCTGCAACAACATTACCTCCCTTCCT CCAGAGTTCTGCAACCTGACCCACCTGGTGAAGGTGGATCTGAGTAAAAACCAGCTGACGTGTCTGCCTGATGACCTGGGGAACCTGACGAGCCTTCAGCATCTGGACCTGTACAACAACAAGCTGACTTCCTTGCCCGTCAGCTTCTCTCAGCTCAGG AGTCTCAAGTGGTTGGATTTGAAGGATAATCCGCTAGAGCCCGGCCTGGCCAAGGCGGCAGGAGACTGTCTGGATGAGAAGCAGTGCAAACAGTGTGCCACcaag GTTCTGCAGCACATGAGAGCGATTCAGGACGATGTCGATCGAGCACGAGAGAAACGCCTTCTGAAGGAAAAAG agcaagaaaagaagaaggaggcgaAGCAGAGGGAGCGAGAGGCCCGAGAGAAGGAGGCTCGTAAGCGGGAGAAggcggaggagaaggagaagaggaggaaagagtaCAACGCTCAGGTGGCGGCCGTGGCTGCACGagaacagcagaagaagaagagcgaggagaagaagaagaagaacggaCAGGCAGCAGGTGAGACTAAAG ATAAAAAGGTCGTTGTGGAATCGGCGCCCAAACCTCGACATTCTCTCCTCGGCCTGATGTTCAaactcctcctgctgctgctactgggATTGGCCGGAGTCGCCGCCGCCTGCAGATTTACCGACCTGCGTAAGGAAGCCCTGTGCATGCCGGTCAACGTCGCCGTGGACGACGGCCTATCCTGGGCCAAAGAGCAGGAGGGCGTGGTCAGACAGCTGGTGCAAAACCTGTCGTCTGCGGCGAAGGAGTTTCTTGAATCCACACAAGCATCCAAGAACTAA
- the lrrc59 gene encoding leucine-rich repeat-containing protein 59 isoform X1 codes for MSKNSKVLNLKDKISGNEVDLSLCNLTEVPVRELALFTKATVVDLSCNNITSLPPEFCNLTHLVKVDLSKNQLTCLPDDLGNLTSLQHLDLYNNKLTSLPVSFSQLRSLKWLDLKDNPLEPGLAKAAGDCLDEKQCKQCATKVLQHMRAIQDDVDRAREKRLLKEKEQEKKKEAKQREREAREKEARKREKAEEKEKRRKEYNAQVAAVAAREQQKKKSEEKKKKNGQAAGETKADKKVVVESAPKPRHSLLGLMFKLLLLLLLGLAGVAAACRFTDLRKEALCMPVNVAVDDGLSWAKEQEGVVRQLVQNLSSAAKEFLESTQASKN; via the exons ATGAGTAAAAACAGCAAAGTGTTGAACCTGAAGGATAAAATCAGCGGTAATGAAGTGGACCTGAGCCTGTGTAACCTCACCGAGGTGCCAGTCAGAGAGCTG GCTCTATTCACCAAAGCGACCGTTGTGGATTTGTCCTGCAACAACATTACCTCCCTTCCT CCAGAGTTCTGCAACCTGACCCACCTGGTGAAGGTGGATCTGAGTAAAAACCAGCTGACGTGTCTGCCTGATGACCTGGGGAACCTGACGAGCCTTCAGCATCTGGACCTGTACAACAACAAGCTGACTTCCTTGCCCGTCAGCTTCTCTCAGCTCAGG AGTCTCAAGTGGTTGGATTTGAAGGATAATCCGCTAGAGCCCGGCCTGGCCAAGGCGGCAGGAGACTGTCTGGATGAGAAGCAGTGCAAACAGTGTGCCACcaag GTTCTGCAGCACATGAGAGCGATTCAGGACGATGTCGATCGAGCACGAGAGAAACGCCTTCTGAAGGAAAAAG agcaagaaaagaagaaggaggcgaAGCAGAGGGAGCGAGAGGCCCGAGAGAAGGAGGCTCGTAAGCGGGAGAAggcggaggagaaggagaagaggaggaaagagtaCAACGCTCAGGTGGCGGCCGTGGCTGCACGagaacagcagaagaagaagagcgaggagaagaagaagaagaacggaCAGGCAGCAGGTGAGACTAAAG CAGATAAAAAGGTCGTTGTGGAATCGGCGCCCAAACCTCGACATTCTCTCCTCGGCCTGATGTTCAaactcctcctgctgctgctactgggATTGGCCGGAGTCGCCGCCGCCTGCAGATTTACCGACCTGCGTAAGGAAGCCCTGTGCATGCCGGTCAACGTCGCCGTGGACGACGGCCTATCCTGGGCCAAAGAGCAGGAGGGCGTGGTCAGACAGCTGGTGCAAAACCTGTCGTCTGCGGCGAAGGAGTTTCTTGAATCCACACAAGCATCCAAGAACTAA
- the lrrc59 gene encoding leucine-rich repeat-containing protein 59 isoform X4: MSKNSKVLNLKDKISGNEVDLSLCNLTEVPVRELALFTKATVVDLSCNNITSLPPEFCNLTHLVKVDLSKNQLTCLPDDLGNLTSLQHLDLYNNKLTSLPVSFSQLRSLKWLDLKDNPLEPGLAKAAGDCLDEKQCKQCATKVLQHMRAIQDDVDRAREKRLLKEKEQEKKKEAKQREREAREKEARKREKAEEKEKRRKEYNAQVAAVAAREQQKKKSEEKKKKNGQAADKKVVVESAPKPRHSLLGLMFKLLLLLLLGLAGVAAACRFTDLRKEALCMPVNVAVDDGLSWAKEQEGVVRQLVQNLSSAAKEFLESTQASKN; encoded by the exons ATGAGTAAAAACAGCAAAGTGTTGAACCTGAAGGATAAAATCAGCGGTAATGAAGTGGACCTGAGCCTGTGTAACCTCACCGAGGTGCCAGTCAGAGAGCTG GCTCTATTCACCAAAGCGACCGTTGTGGATTTGTCCTGCAACAACATTACCTCCCTTCCT CCAGAGTTCTGCAACCTGACCCACCTGGTGAAGGTGGATCTGAGTAAAAACCAGCTGACGTGTCTGCCTGATGACCTGGGGAACCTGACGAGCCTTCAGCATCTGGACCTGTACAACAACAAGCTGACTTCCTTGCCCGTCAGCTTCTCTCAGCTCAGG AGTCTCAAGTGGTTGGATTTGAAGGATAATCCGCTAGAGCCCGGCCTGGCCAAGGCGGCAGGAGACTGTCTGGATGAGAAGCAGTGCAAACAGTGTGCCACcaag GTTCTGCAGCACATGAGAGCGATTCAGGACGATGTCGATCGAGCACGAGAGAAACGCCTTCTGAAGGAAAAAG agcaagaaaagaagaaggaggcgaAGCAGAGGGAGCGAGAGGCCCGAGAGAAGGAGGCTCGTAAGCGGGAGAAggcggaggagaaggagaagaggaggaaagagtaCAACGCTCAGGTGGCGGCCGTGGCTGCACGagaacagcagaagaagaagagcgaggagaagaagaagaagaacggaCAGGCAGCAG ATAAAAAGGTCGTTGTGGAATCGGCGCCCAAACCTCGACATTCTCTCCTCGGCCTGATGTTCAaactcctcctgctgctgctactgggATTGGCCGGAGTCGCCGCCGCCTGCAGATTTACCGACCTGCGTAAGGAAGCCCTGTGCATGCCGGTCAACGTCGCCGTGGACGACGGCCTATCCTGGGCCAAAGAGCAGGAGGGCGTGGTCAGACAGCTGGTGCAAAACCTGTCGTCTGCGGCGAAGGAGTTTCTTGAATCCACACAAGCATCCAAGAACTAA
- the LOC109141482 gene encoding 5-hydroxytryptamine receptor 3A-like → MLAGFLFLLLLTDGVSSERNCSYQDVVDYLNLTNNKDLFSLTRPVKNYKQPTEVELVVALYGILDVREKDQKLVPYVWIDMWWKNEFIAWDPEEFCGIQSFSFPAEFLWKPDITIHEMTEKDMGPRSPYLTVHSDGYIGTADDKVLISTCRMRIFKFPFDIQSCNLTFKSVSHTDDEIHLLQLLNSERTTMMSDHLIQTQYEWLFINMTVDNRTVNQFNYTQTQIVYTITMRRRSALYIVNFLLPVMFFLILDLASFLISDSGGEKVGFKITVLLAVTVLQLILNEILPATSDRIPLISIYCLGIFSLMMLSLLETIVVIHLLNKDAVSRNNEADQDKSLSEVCGDRQSKLCFHNCFRDAKKLTHSASAVPELLTKAKEESNSQLSVESGELMVALKTLAVVLNNRKEEQKPGYWTRMTKRINKVFFICYVIADTLFLIVLFSIWTSE, encoded by the exons ATGCTTGCTGGATTCCTCTTCTTGCTGCTCCTCACAG atggGGTGTCATCTGAGCGTAACTGCAGTTATCAGGATGTTGTAGACTACTTGAACTTGACCAACAACAAAGATCTGTTCTCTTTGACCCGGCctgttaaaaactacaaacagccCACAGAGGTAGAGCTAGTTGTAGCACTCTATGGCATTCTCGATGTG cgAGAGAAAGACCAGAAATTGGTTCCTTATGTTTGGATTGATATG tggtggaagaatgAGTTCATTGCTTGGGATCCTGAAGAATTCTGCGGCAttcagagtttttcttttcctgctgaATTTTTGTGGAAGCCAGATATAACTATTCATGAGAT GACAGAAAAGGACATGGGCCCTCGCAGTCCTTATCTTACTGTTCACAGCGACGGTTACATTGGTACTGCGGATGACAAAGTGCTGATCAGCACCTGCAGGATGCGCATTTTCAAATTCCCCTTTGACATTCAGAGCTGCAACCTCACCTTCAAATCCGTTTCACACACTG ATGACGAAATACATCTTTTACAGCTTTTGAACTCTGAACGTACCACAATGATGAGTGATCATTTGATTCAGACCCAGTACGAGTGGCTCTTCATTAACATGACAGTGGACAACAGAACTGTCAACCAGTTTAACTACACACAAACTCAGATTGTTTACACT ATCACCATGAGAAGGAGGTCTGCACTTTACATCGTCAACTTCTTGCTGCCCGTCATGTTCTTCTTGATTCTGGACTTGGCCTCCTTCCTGATCTCGGACAGTGGGGGCGAGAAGGTCGGCTTCAAAATCACTGTGCTGCTCGCTGTCACAGTGTTACAACTTATCCTGAATGAAATTCTGCCTGCCACGTCAGACAGGATCCCACTTATAT CGATCTACTGTCTTGGGATTTTCTCTCTGATGATGCTGAGCCTCCTGGAGACGATTGTCGTGATTCATCTGTTGAATAAAGATGCTGTATCTCGAAACAACGAGGCAGATCAGGACAAAAGCCTGAGTGAGGTCTGTGGGGACAGACAAAGCAAACTCTGCTTCCACAACTGCTTTAGAG ACGCCAAGAAATTGACTCACTCCGCCTCTGCTGTGCCTGAACTGCTGACGAAGGCCAAAGAG GAAAGCAACAGCCAATTGAGCGTGGAGTCAGGTGAGTTGATGGTGGCGCTGAAAACACTGGCTGTGGTCCTCAACAACAGGAAGGAAGAGCAGAAGCCTGGCTACTGGACCAGAATGACTAAAAGAATCAACAAAGTTTTCTTCATTTGCTATGTCATAGCTGACACTCTGTTTTTAATcgttttgttttccatttggactagtgaataa
- the lrrc59 gene encoding leucine-rich repeat-containing protein 59 isoform X3 — translation MSKNSKVLNLKDKISGNEVDLSLCNLTEVPVRELALFTKATVVDLSCNNITSLPPEFCNLTHLVKVDLSKNQLTCLPDDLGNLTSLQHLDLYNNKLTSLPVSFSQLRSLKWLDLKDNPLEPGLAKAAGDCLDEKQCKQCATKVLQHMRAIQDDVDRAREKRLLKEKEQEKKKEAKQREREAREKEARKREKAEEKEKRRKEYNAQVAAVAAREQQKKKSEEKKKKNGQAAADKKVVVESAPKPRHSLLGLMFKLLLLLLLGLAGVAAACRFTDLRKEALCMPVNVAVDDGLSWAKEQEGVVRQLVQNLSSAAKEFLESTQASKN, via the exons ATGAGTAAAAACAGCAAAGTGTTGAACCTGAAGGATAAAATCAGCGGTAATGAAGTGGACCTGAGCCTGTGTAACCTCACCGAGGTGCCAGTCAGAGAGCTG GCTCTATTCACCAAAGCGACCGTTGTGGATTTGTCCTGCAACAACATTACCTCCCTTCCT CCAGAGTTCTGCAACCTGACCCACCTGGTGAAGGTGGATCTGAGTAAAAACCAGCTGACGTGTCTGCCTGATGACCTGGGGAACCTGACGAGCCTTCAGCATCTGGACCTGTACAACAACAAGCTGACTTCCTTGCCCGTCAGCTTCTCTCAGCTCAGG AGTCTCAAGTGGTTGGATTTGAAGGATAATCCGCTAGAGCCCGGCCTGGCCAAGGCGGCAGGAGACTGTCTGGATGAGAAGCAGTGCAAACAGTGTGCCACcaag GTTCTGCAGCACATGAGAGCGATTCAGGACGATGTCGATCGAGCACGAGAGAAACGCCTTCTGAAGGAAAAAG agcaagaaaagaagaaggaggcgaAGCAGAGGGAGCGAGAGGCCCGAGAGAAGGAGGCTCGTAAGCGGGAGAAggcggaggagaaggagaagaggaggaaagagtaCAACGCTCAGGTGGCGGCCGTGGCTGCACGagaacagcagaagaagaagagcgaggagaagaagaagaagaacggaCAGGCAGCAG CAGATAAAAAGGTCGTTGTGGAATCGGCGCCCAAACCTCGACATTCTCTCCTCGGCCTGATGTTCAaactcctcctgctgctgctactgggATTGGCCGGAGTCGCCGCCGCCTGCAGATTTACCGACCTGCGTAAGGAAGCCCTGTGCATGCCGGTCAACGTCGCCGTGGACGACGGCCTATCCTGGGCCAAAGAGCAGGAGGGCGTGGTCAGACAGCTGGTGCAAAACCTGTCGTCTGCGGCGAAGGAGTTTCTTGAATCCACACAAGCATCCAAGAACTAA